The genomic interval CCGTCGTGATGTCGTCAagctcttccttttctttctgtgCGGGGTTCAGCAAGGCTAGTTTCTGAAGCTGTGAACAGAGTTGTCTCACGTTTTTTACtttgagctcctcctcgagtgTGAGTTCGTGGGAGTGGAGGCGGCTGAATTTGTTGATCTTGTCCTGATCCTCACGGCGGACCTCGATCTCATCCCCTActgcatcctcctcctccttggtcaaCTGGGTGAGAGTGAGCAATGTTGGCAGCAGAATTCACAGGCCCATCGATGGAAATCTTACCATTCTCCTGCTCAAATTCATCTTGGCGAGTTTTGTCTATTTTCCTCTATTCCACGCAACGAGGATATCTGGAAGTTCAAGAAGGGCTGTCGTCTTGGTCAGGCAGAAAGCTGTCGTTCAACTcagtgggatgggggggacCCCACCATCAGAGATCTACAAGGTTGAAGGTGGGGCGAGGTCTGTTTATTCTCCGATTGGCCAGACACCTTTGAACCCTGCAAGTCAACAAACAAGCACCAGCACTTCTTTCATCAATCATCAACCTCGTTTTCTCAATTCTCCTTGAACGGTGTCGGTCTTTCATCTCATTTATCTATTGCTATCTTCAAGAGTCACTGTGTGCCACGCGTTTTGTCAACAATTCCAGCAGTCAAAATGCCCGGTCAAAAGCTGTATCCACGCGCGACAGTCAAGAAAATCGTTAAGGCTCACTCCAATTGCAGCGTGAGCAAGAACGCAGATGTCATGGTATGCCATTTTCAAGTCTTTATTCACGCGTGTTTTTGGGACTAACCAGGATTTAGATCTTTCTGGATTACATGCTGTTTATGCAAAAGTaagctcatcatcacccatccCCATGAGATGGCACATACTGACTGAAAGTAGTCTGGTGAAAGAAGCCTCCATTGAAGCCAAAAAGGGTGGTGAAAAGGGCATCACGGCACGCAGTGTGAAGAAGGTGACGGCGGTAAGCAACCCTACTCTCGTTTGCAAAACACTGGCTGACCTTGTGTTTTCTAGGATTCATTGGCCAAGTTCAAAGGATGAATGACAAGgcgacaaggccaagggACCCAAAACTAGTTTTGCCGTTGGCTTCGTATTATTGTATGCAGAGAATGGCTTGATGACGCCGTGTCTGTTCACTGAGGTCCGCTCAAAGCCCGGCAGAGTGGGGATCAACCCGGCCGGGACGGAGCCCGCGACCGAGAGAGAGATCGGGTGTGGGGAGGTGTGCACCGAGATGGATGAATGCGAATATCTCGGAGTAGGAGACATTGTGTGACTGCAAATCAGAACACTTTATGTCTATAGGTGGGTACCATGCAGCTGGTAATCAAACCAATATAGATGGTTGAGTAGGCACCCGTTGTCTATGGTTATGCTGCCTTGTTGTttcctgctgcttctgcacGGTTCCAAACCCTCAGCCTGAGCCTCCAAAGGGCAGCCAATCGTGTGTGAGGCGTGGACGGCTTGGCCCATGCTTTCAGAAATCCGGGGCGGGAAGGAGCtcccaaaagaaagaaagcacGCCGCTTGCTTTTGCAGCTTCAAATTTTCAAGTCAACTCTTTATTTACTTGATACCTTGCCTACATAAACCTACCAATCTCTGTTTTTTCCGATTTCTGCTGAGAAGTCGTGAGCCAATCTCGAATTGCCACCATTTCTTgcatcccacctcccacctcctcccaccaagTAACCTAGCCACCGACTCCATCCGTCTGGTCTCTACCCCACAATTAGCGGCGCCTTAAGACCAGAGCTCTCTGTTTGGGCTGAACActcaccacaacaccacagctCAATTGTACTATTCACATCCAACCGCCATGGCTCCCACTACTGTCCAGAATCCTCCGGCGCCCGTCGAGTCCAAAACcgcccagaagaagaaggccaaggccactgctgctgtcaaGGCCGCTGCCGGCACCGAGTCTCCTGCCCCTGCTTCCGTTGCTGGCGGCGAGAACCCAGATGACAGCTCTGAGAATGGCTACATCCGCGAGCTTTCCAAGTAGGCAGTATCCCCAGACAAAATGAGTCGATTCAATTGCTGACGCATCGTGCTTGCAGGAACAtccgcaacctcaacaaGAAGATCGTAAGTTGGCTGTCACGCCACTCCCACCTCGCTTGCTCCCATCCGCTGACCGATTTCCCAGTCCAATGGTGCCAGAATCGAGAATTTGATCAACGAGCATAGTGGCAAGTCGCTCGAGGAGCTCGTAGCTGCCAAGATCATCAATGCCGACCAGGCTGCCTCGCACCTGAAACGGCCCTCCCTTCAGAACCAGCTCGCCCAGTTCGAGAAGGAGCTTGCCATGCACAAGCAGATCGAGGCCGACCACCGTTCCCGTCTGAGCCAGCTGGAGACTACGCTGAAGGAGAAGttcgagaaggagaaggaggagcttgttgCTGAGACAAAGCAAaaggtcgaggccgaggccgacgaaAAACTGAGGGGCTACCTTTTGGCTCTTTCGCAGTTCCTTCGTCTCGCTGCTGCCCGCCGTCTCGCCGAGGCTGATAGCTCGATTGATGAGAATGCGGCTATCGAAGGTGTTCTTCTCCATATCTACTGTGGTGATAATGATTCCGTCACCGAGATGCTCAAGTTGGTCCAGGGATCAGATGAGCGCgtccttggtgttgaggggaggtTACTGAAGACTACCTGCAAGTTGCTGATCAGTCGCTATTGTCAAAGGTGTGCTAACTCTTTGTAGTTGCCGAtatcaaggaggaggcttaTGCCCATCTGAACCCAAACTACAAGCGTCCCAAGCCAGCCGAGCCCGAGTTTGCGGAAGAGCTGAAGTTGGACGAGTACGAGTCGACGGTTTTGGTCGAGACTGACCCAACAGTTGCCAATGCCGGTCTCACCGAGGTTGACGATGGCTCTGCCGTCGCTTTGACAAACGGCCATGGCCAGGACGCCTCGTCTGCTAGCGGCGGTGCTCCCGGCAACGCCGATGTCGCCGACAGCGCCGCCAATGCCGCTGGCGAGAACCAGTGGGATACCGGCAACACCATCTCGGACTCGCAGGAATGGGTTAGTGTCAACGTTCCCCGCGATCTCGGCGAGACGGAGACCGGTGCGGCCGCTACGCCTGCCCAGCCTACTGCCCCGGTTACCAACCAGTCGTGGGCTGACGAGCATCCCGAGACGGCGGCCGAGGCTACCACCCCTGCCGATGATGGATTTCACCAGGTCCCGAGCCGCAGCCGTGGCAGCCGTGATGGTGGCCACCGTGGTCGTGGCGGTTTCCGTggccgcggtggtggtttccGCGGTGATGGCCGTGGACGCGGtcgtggccgtggtggtgatcgCGGGGGTTTCCCCTCGCGTCCTCGCCGGGAAGAAAGCCAGGGTTAGTAATCCTGGTCTGATCGTTTCTGGGATGGGCGCACACAGGGTTGATCTCGTCTCGCATCTCTGGTTGACCAGAGTGTTCGTCGTTGTGCATTTCATGGTTTTGACGGCGTTTCCCATATGATTGCACGCACACATACCAAAAACAGGAATTCACACAGGAGCATGGCTTGTATGAGATTTTtagaaagagaaaaaggagggtTGCTTAATTTTCATTGCGGCCGCTTCTCCGGGCCTTAATTGGCAATGTACATTACAAAGGGCATCAACAAAAAACGGAATCTGGAGGGAAACATCATGGGTGGCGCGGCGGAGAGATATGGTGGCAACTACAGGACATGAAATGGCGGGGCGGACGGATTTTATGAACAGGGTGAACAACATAATCAAGCAAAGTCCTAGGACGACACGGGACTTGCGAGACAAGCTTAATTAGGTTGGGCGTTTGTGAACTGCGGTTtattttttggttttttttttatggGCGCAGGTATGGAACGAGTTGCTTGTCTGGTGGGCTCTCTGGCTCTCTTAttgaagggggaaaaaagggggtcTGGAGTTGTATCATAGGATGGGCGAAAATAAATACTTGGCTCATACTATTATTTGCGTGTGAATTGTGTTGTTGATTTTTGATGTCCCTGTcgcaccaccaaaaccatacacccaacagcaacagagCCACGGTCCAATCAGGGCTGAAAGACACCTCTCGACGTGGTGATTTCTTTACTTGAACCCCCTGAACGGTGTCCCCAGGGCTCTCCCCTTGTCGTCGAATTTAACGCCTTCTCTTCTGAGGAGTTCTTTTTTCTCGATGAGGGTGTCTACGCCTCCTACACCGTCGGGGCTTTTGCGGGAGATTTTGCCTTTGAAGCCGCCTAGGGAGTTGCCTGTTGCTAGGACACGGTGGCTTTATCCTCGAGTTAGCTTTCAAGTAtgatggaagggggggcaAACATACCAGGGAACCCCGGGAGCAAAGGGGTTTTTCCTTAGGGCGTTGCCGACTGCTCGGGGGGAAGACTTCAGATGTGTGGACATTAAGGCGTAGGTTGTGAAGGAGCCtgaggggatggtgaggaggaggtggtagacttttttttcgaagggggtgattttgggggaggtgttgattaGGGTTTTGtagtttgggggttggggggcggtggagatggaggagtgTTTTCtttcggtggtggttgtggtggtggcggtggttgtgaggagaggggttgttgttgatgggggtgtgggagggaaGAATGCTGGGGAGTctctgggggaggggaatgtgAAGGGGGTCGTTGGGGGGGCTGTTAGGGTTGTCATTGTGGCGTTGATTGGGCGGTTGATTCAAATTGTGGTtaggagatgatggagggaaTGTCGATTATTGCTGTGAAGTAAAGCTCCGGGATGAGATGGGGTGGCGATTTTATGGAGTTGATCAACGAAGCACAAAAATCTGGAGCAAAAATGATATTGCGTCAGCGGATGAATGGAGGTGTAAGAAGTTATTCCAAATTCTTGTGAGGAAAGTCGAACGGTGATCTTTGTCCATGATTACCAAGACGGACCGATGTCACTCCAAGGGCGCGTCTCATCAAGCGTGCACGTGGCTAGGAAGCGCGTCGATGGTGCGCTGTCACGTGATGCCACCCTCTTGATATCGATGAGACGGTCTTCAGCTCGTGGTCGATAGAACAACAAACAGGAAGAAAGTGGAATATTCAACCCTTTGCGGTTCGTATTATTCATACCGATCTATTCAGATGGTACACACTCAAGGTTTCTTCGCCATTGGACAAGCAGGAGCTCACCGCTCGTTCTTTCCTCGTTCACAGAGCCTCGGTCAGAAACCGGGCAACAGGAAAGTGCAACTGGCATTTGTTGGCAGTTTCTGTTAACCCGAAGGGTGATTCGAGGCCAGAGACCCTTCTTATTTGTTGACTAGGCTTCCCACTTCAGGTTTTACTCCTTGAGAGGTTGCATTCGACCAATTCCATAGACGCTCACTAAAATCTTCGTTTGTGATTTCAACGACAGAAGTCGTTCAAATCCATCACAATACCATATACCATCAATCAAGATACCAGCAACCAAGTTTCCGCTCCCAAATAAATCACGAGCAGCTGTAAGCCAAACGCTCAAGTTTCATGTGACGCAGATGTAACAGTGGCGCAAGAAGGCACGGAAAGATGGTGTCGACCCCGCGACGCCCGGCCAAGCTGGTGACCGTCCCGCCAACTGAATATATTACCCTATCTTACCCATTAGCAGACCCTACATGATCAATCTTGTCATCTTTCGACTCTTGGTTAACTAAACTTACCATGAACCGCAAAATCGAATGCCGGAGTGATGGGTGTGGAAATGAGGTCTTATTCAAGCCCACTCTTGAGGGGGGCTTCAACATCCATCAGCCGAACTTAGACCACTACCACTATCGCGATCATAGGAGATCGGTAGCTGGTGGGCGACATCTTTCTCCTTATTGCAAGCAACGTAAGGTCCCTTGCTTAGACattgtgatgatgagaaagcGAACTGAGATGCGGTAGACACTTGTGTTCACTTCCACCGTGAAGAGTGCTGTACTAATAAGAAGCCTCCCCATGACACCGTCTGTGCTGTTCGTATGTTGATCCTGAAATGTCAACCTGTCGTGTGATATGATGGTGATTAACAATGCCATCAGACACGAGATGTCCCATCCCGGACTGTCATCAAGCTCGGGCTCAGTTTCTCGACCCTAACTTTGACCCCCTTTCGAATGCTGTGCCGAGATATGCTCGCTATGAAGTGTGTGCTGACCGTATGTCTTTTCTCTCGGTAACCAAAGCTTTGATTGCTTGCTGACTGTGGTTGTGAAGACAAATGCATTGTTCCGAGGTGCGCACAGCGAAGAGCGTCGACTGGTACTACCTTCTGTCAGACTCGTGAGTATTTCCCTCCAATTCTGACACACAGAATGGTTACTGATATCATCAAGATGGGTGCAGAGCAGACGGATGTGGCAACGAGCGCCAGGACCAGCTTGAGTGTTGTGAGAAGCGTATGTGCAACCTCATTCTCTTCAAACTCTACGAAAGACGGTACTGATATGATAGCTCAAAAGACCGATGTCACGCCAGGGGCTGCGACTTGGTTGTGGAAGGCAACCATACCCTCTGTGCTCACCGTGGGTGCCACCGCTGAATCCCATCATGGACAGCTGCTAACCACCAAATGCAGATATGACATGCGAGATGAACGGCTGCGGAGGAGCAAAGCATTTTGAACCCAACAAGAAGGAATATTTGCCGTATTGCACCAACCGTATGTCCCTGCTTATTCATGAGTTTTTGTGTCCAGTCTAACCATGAAATTTTTCAGATTCCACCTGCCCAGTTGCCCGATGTAAGCAGACGAGACTGGACCGACAGTCAGCTTTCTGCGATGACCATACCTGTCGAGAGAGGGGTTGCAACAAGAGCGCCAGAGTGAAGCCGTATTGTGATGATCGTTAGTCTTCCCCGTCCCCGTAACTGCAACCGAGACTGACTTTGGACAGATCGATGTGCGGAAATCGACTGCGCCTATCCTATCGCCGACAAAACTGGAAGGTTTTGCCCATTGCGTAAGAGATGTTTGCTTTGCCTTGACAAGTTGTACCGGATGCTAACACGAGAACAGATACTTGCCGAGCCGAAGACTGCCTAGAGTTCGTCAACAGTTTCTCCATATACTGTCAATCCCGTGAGACCTTCTTATCTGACCGCCTCTCCGGCAGATAGCAGATACTGACATCAAATAGACGGCTGCTCCAAACCCAAATGCCTCCAACAATCCATCGTCGAGTACCTCTGCCTAGACCGTAAgcccaccccttctccccagaAACCGCCAACTAATTAACAAAATAGACCTCAAAAAACACTACACCGCCCTCGGCCGCCGCTCAGCCCTAACcccagcctcctcccaatTCGGTACCGTCGCAACAAGCACCATAGCAGAGGACGACGATTCCTCCACTTcagacgacaacgacgagaGACGCCCAGGAATAAGGAATAAACCCCCTAGCCTGAAAGGCGCCTACCCGTCCACTTCGACGTTTAGCACCACCCACAGCCATACAAGATCAGCACCCATCTTTGCCCCTAACTCCAATTCTGGCAGCGGTGGAGGCAAAGAGACACCATTGACTATGAGGCCGAGCACAACACTCCAGATTCATACTCAGAATAATACATCTGaccctcatcacccctcGCCGTCGCAAAAGGGCCCGGGGTTTTACAAGGTGAACactgctgctgatggtggtggtggtagtggtggtggtgatggggagagtGTTAGGGCACCGTCGCCCAAGCTTGTGCCTATGCCTCTGCCTGTTCCGAGCGACGATGGGAAGACAGGTTCGAGGCCGAAGCTCATGGAGGATATAGAGGGTATGGTGTACAATCCTGAGAGGGGGTGCTGGGAGTAGTGGCCGTGCTAATTTATCTGTTGATTATTCCCATTTGTGAGATTGGAGGAGTTTGAACGGAGAGAATCGTCCTTGATCGATTGCAAAGGATAATTTATTATACCGTGATTTAACCGTGACCTATCCCCAACACGACAAATCGTGCCCAACTCTAtgatcccccttccccattaCTTGCCCAAGCGTGAGAATCTCTATGATTGATtgtaattttttttatataaaaaagtggggaaaaaaaaggcccGGAGTCCGACACAAGAAAAGTGAACAGCGGCCTTTCCTACTATAGcaaaccaaacaccaaactTTAGTATAATAGCGTAAGGCTAGAACAACCTGGAACCCCGAATAGATAGCCCTTAACCAGACTTTTTACTTAAGGGCCACCCGTTCGGGGCTATTCCAGCCTCACGTTACTAGGCTAATTTTTGTTTTATCACAGTAGAAAAGGTCACTGTTCCCGTCTCTCGCGTAGGGCTCCGgctctttttccttttttttttttttttttttttttttttttaaaaaaaataaaataaaaaaaaacctaacTTTATACCCACTATAGGCTCATGGGGAATGTCGATCGTTCAGTTACGCCACCACCTCACGCAAACGCAATGACACTCCAGccaaacatcctcctccccatccattCCCCTTGTCCACCCCTTCAATAGATCCTGACCGACCCCTTTTAATCCCCAGTATCAACCTCCAAATCAACCTGCACCCCATTACTAACCCCGTAATCCCCCAGCGTGATATGATCCTTAAACGGCCTCTCCCCCTGCCTCTTGAGCAAAATCTCGTGCGGCTCCCGGCCAACCTTCATGGCGACCATAATCTTGAACTGGCCGACCGTGTCGGAGGGAAAAGCGGGGATCTGGGCTTTGGTGCCCAGTCTATCATTCACCGTAACGACAATCATTTCTTCTTGTGGCGCGGTGGGTTGCCtgggcttctccttcttttcctctcttggCTTATCCCTTGGTCTGTCCCGTCGTGGCGAGCGCTCTCGTCTTGGGGAGCGGCGCCTGTCACGAGTGGCATCCCGTTCCcggggggcagcagcagagtcTCGGTCTCGTCTGGTCGGGGAGCGATTTTGCCTCGAACGATCATTGTTGCTGTCGCGGTCTCTATCCCGTCTATCATCCCGATCGCGATCACGCCGGGGCGAGCGGTCGCGGTAGCCGCGCTGGAGGTTCTTGTCGCTGCTGTCTCGACCGCCGCCGTCGCGACTGTCTTCGCTAGTAGTAGGACGTTTCTCTTTCCATTTGAACCCGCCGCTGGCTTTTGGTCGTCTAGGCGGGGATCGACTTCGTGATCGTGACCGGCGACGAGGTGGTGGGTCTGCATCCGCCATTTGGGGatttgttgtggttgttgagaggaaagaagaagaaaatagCGGTCgcaggttggaggagggcctTCAAGGTGCAGAGGCACCTTAGCAGTGACGAAATTTAGGTGGGGCGCCCGGTTTGGGGTCGGTCAAGTGGCAGATGccaaagaggaaaaaaggtGAGCAAGAACATGTTAAACTAGCTAGGTAGCCATTAACAATAGAGCAATATGCTTCAAGAAGATACCTAGATAGATCCGTACGGTCTCCAACTCGcacagaagaggagaaatTCAAGAGTTGCGTATCCAAGTTTTATGGAATCGTACAAGCTGCCTGATAGACAACAAGGCGTACACACCATGCCCGAGCATTTGGCGAACACATACTTGAACAATATTGAAAAGGAGCTCCCTAGGTAGATTTCAAACACTGTAAACAGTTGGCAGTCTGGGTGTCATTCTATCCGCAGCATCCAAAACTCGTCCCCAAAGAGCTCTTACTTCAAACCAAATCACAAAGCAATAAGACAAAGCTAGGCCAAAACGTTTATTCTTTTATGCACCAGAGGTCTACATGAACACAATAGGCACCTCCTTTTTCGCCCTTTTGCCTTTTTATCATCACGATGTAAAAATGCAGCGCTTCACATGCATTAAGTATCGCAGACCACACCAGACAAATGCCCCCGTAGACGCCGCCATTACTCCGAATCCAAACGCCGAAgagtcaacaacaagcccaaAAATATGCCGAAAGGAGTATCATACAATAGAAGAtatagagagagagagagaggaagctgAAGGGTAAGGAACAAGAGAAGTTACAGAGCAATTCGAGGTAGCAAAGCCAGACCGCTTTACTCCTTGctgtgcttcttcttcttcttcttatgctccttctcctttactggcgccgcctcctcctcatcatcatcgtgCTTGCGCTTGGAgctcttggtcttggctggGCTTTCGGTCTCTTCTGTTGACTCcttggacttcttcttctccttcttgtccttcttctcgctcttgtccttcttctccttcttttccttcttttccttcttctccttcttgctggccttctcctcatcgGCAGGCGCGTCCTCCatctcgacctcctcaatGAGGGGCTTGGCAGTCTCGGCCTCAGCGGCGACACCGTCGGCATCGGCGTTGTATTTGCGGGCCTCCTTGATGTCCCACTTGGGGACAgtgatgttgttggggttggggccgagcttggtggagatgggctTGCCCTCCATCAAGCGCAGGCTGTTCTCGAGCTTGGCGCGAGACTTGATGCCGAGCTCGGCGCGAGTCTCatcatcgacatcctcgTCGAACTCGGAAAGAGCATCAGTGCGCACACCAAGGGCGACCTTGGCGGCGAGCTGACGGGCAATCTTACCCTTGTTGTTACCAGAAGCCTGGCCAACGA from Podospora pseudoanserina strain CBS 124.78 chromosome 6, whole genome shotgun sequence carries:
- a CDS encoding hypothetical protein (COG:L; EggNog:ENOG503P6NB); the encoded protein is MTTLTAPPTTPFTFPSPRDSPAFFPPTPPSTTTPLLTTTATTTTTTERKHSSISTAPQPPNYKTLINTSPKITPFEKKVYHLLLTIPSGSFTTYALMSTHLKSSPRAVGNALRKNPFAPGVPCHRVLATGNSLGGFKGKISRKSPDGVGGVDTLIEKKELLRREGVKFDDKGRALGTPFRGFK
- the HUB1 gene encoding ubiquitin-like modifier hub1 (EggNog:ENOG503P7AI; COG:O), which gives rise to MADADPPPRRRSRSRSRSPPRRPKASGGFKWKEKRPTTSEDSRDGGGRDSSDKNLQRGYRDRSPRRDRDRDDRRDRDRDSNNDRSRQNRSPTRRDRDSAAAPRERDATRDRRRSPRRERSPRRDRPRDKPREEKKEKPRQPTAPQEEMIVVTVNDRLGTKAQIPAFPSDTVGQFKIMVAMKVGREPHEILLKRQGERPFKDHITLGDYGVSNGVQVDLEVDTGD
- a CDS encoding hypothetical protein (EggNog:ENOG503NTWP); this translates as MAPTTVQNPPAPVESKTAQKKKAKATAAVKAAAGTESPAPASVAGGENPDDSSENGYIRELSKNIRNLNKKISNGARIENLINEHSGKSLEELVAAKIINADQAASHLKRPSLQNQLAQFEKELAMHKQIEADHRSRLSQLETTLKEKFEKEKEELVAETKQKVEAEADEKLRGYLLALSQFLRLAAARRLAEADSSIDENAAIEGVLLHIYCGDNDSVTEMLKLVQGSDERVLGVEGRLLKTTFADIKEEAYAHLNPNYKRPKPAEPEFAEELKLDEYESTVLVETDPTVANAGLTEVDDGSAVALTNGHGQDASSASGGAPGNADVADSAANAAGENQWDTGNTISDSQEWVSVNVPRDLGETETGAAATPAQPTAPVTNQSWADEHPETAAEATTPADDGFHQVPSRSRGSRDGGHRGRGGFRGRGGGFRGDGRGRGRGRGGDRGGFPSRPRREESQG
- a CDS encoding hypothetical protein (COG:S; EggNog:ENOG503P5RP), which codes for MPGQKLYPRATVKKIVKAHSNCSVSKNADVMIFLDYMLFMQNSLVKEASIEAKKGGEKGITARSVKKVTADSLAKFKG
- a CDS encoding hypothetical protein (EggNog:ENOG503PSJN), with the translated sequence MNRKIECRSDGCGNEVLFKPTLEGGFNIHQPNLDHYHYRDHRRSVAGGRHLSPYCKQHTCVHFHREECCTNKKPPHDTVCAVHTRCPIPDCHQARAQFLDPNFDPLSNAVPRYARYEVCADHKCIVPRCAQRRASTGTTFCQTHGCRADGCGNERQDQLECCEKHRCHARGCDLVVEGNHTLCAHHMTCEMNGCGGAKHFEPNKKEYLPYCTNHSTCPVARCKQTRLDRQSAFCDDHTCRERGCNKSARVKPYCDDHRCAEIDCAYPIADKTGRFCPLHTCRAEDCLEFVNSFSIYCQSHGCSKPKCLQQSIVEYLCLDHLKKHYTALGRRSALTPASSQFGTVATSTIAEDDDSSTSDDNDERRPGIRNKPPSLKGAYPSTSTFSTTHSHTRSAPIFAPNSNSGSGGGKETPLTMRPSTTLQIHTQNNTSDPHHPSPSQKGPGFYKVNTAADGGGGSGGGDGESVRAPSPKLVPMPLPVPSDDGKTGSRPKLMEDIEGMVYNPERGCWE